The BD1-7 clade bacterium genome segment AAATATAAATTTAATGGTGCCATTTTTGCATAGAACTAATTTGCCACTTGCAACAAACCCTACCCACCATCGTGACTACCCCAAAAAAACAAGTATTCAACAACGATCGCCTCAATACACGCCGCACCTACAACCAATGGGCCGCCAACGAGACTCTCGAAGATTTTGCCCTGCGTTATACCGCCAAACGTGCTCGTCAATGGTCTCGCTACCGGATCGCCAATACAGCATTAGGTACGGTGTCGTTTCTGGCGTTGGAAGCCATCGGCGGCGCAATTATGATCCAATACGGGTTTACACACGCTGTGTCCGCGATATTGGTCGTTTGTTTACTATTCTTTTTAACCGCTATCCCTATCTGCTATTACGCCGCCCGCTATAACGTCGATATCGACCTGTTAACGCGCGGTGCCGGTTTTGGCTATATTGGCTCGACGATATCGTCACTGATTTACGCGTCATTCACCTTTATCTTTTTTGCCATCGAGGCGTCGATTATGTCGATGGCCATTACCTTGTTGATCGATATTCCGCTGAGCCTGGCCTATGTAATCAGCGCCGTTGTGGTTATTCCGCTTGCCACCTATGGTATTACCCTGATTAGCCGGTTTCAGGTATGGACACAACCACTGTGGTTAGCCCTACAAATCGCTCCTATCATCGCTATTGGCTTCCATTATCAAGATGCGCTTGGTGATTGGCAGCACTACAAAGGTGCATCACAACAAACCGAAGGCTTCGACTTGCTGCTTTTTGGTGCTGCTGCAGCGGTTATCTTCCCATTGATTGCTCAGGTCGGCGAGCAAGTCGACTTTCTGCGGTTTCTGCCCGACAAACAAGAAAAGCCTCTAAGGTGGTGGNCTGCCATGATGATTGCAGGCCCAGGCTGGGCAGGTTTTGGGGTGATTAAATTACTCATTGGTACGTTTCTCGCGATGCTGGCATTAAATGCCGGCTTGGGTACTACGTTAGCTGCCGACCCCAGCCATATGTATGCGCTGGCATTCAATGTCATCACCAACAACCCTGATGTTGCGATTGTTATTGCTGGTGTCTTTGTGATTATCTCGCAGTTAAAAATCAATGTTGCCAATGCCTATGCTGGGTCGTTAGCTTGGTCGAACTTCTTCTCACGATTAACGCATAGTCACCCAGGCCGAGTAGTTTGGCTAATCTTCAACGTGCTTATCGCGCTGCTATTGATGGAGCTAGGCATCTATCAGGCGTTCGAAAGCATTCTCAATGCCTACGCTTGTGTGGTTGTCGCTTGGATTGGAACATTGGTTGCTGATCTCAGCATCAACAAACCACTAGGGCTAAGCCCCAAAACCATCGAATTCAAACGGGGTCATCTGTACGATATTAACCCGGTCGGCATGGTATCCATGTTATCGGCATCTGCGCTCGGATTGGCTGCGCATTTTGGCTGGTTCGGCGAAACAGCAAAGGCACTCTCACCGTTTATTGCACTGTTTCTGCCCTTCTTGGTGGCGCCAGCCATTGCCTGGTTAACCAAGGGCAAATACTATTTGGCGCGCCCACCATCTCACATTCATAGCCAAACCGTTATGGAATGCTGCATGTGTGGCAATGATTTTGATGCGGAAGATATGAGCCACTGCCCGGCGTATCAGGGAGACATCTGTTCGCTGTGCTGCTCTCTGGATTCACTGTGCGCTGATGCCTGCAGACCGAACGCGGATTTGCACAGCCAAATCGCCAATGCGTCGCGACGGTTATTTCGTGTCGATTTAACCCAGCAATTCAATAAACTCTCGGCGCAATTTACCGCGATATTCATTGCGGTTAATGCTCTCGTTGGCGGCTTGCTTCTACTCATTTACCACCAGTTTACGCTCACCTACAATGGCCCTAGCAGCACGATTAGTCAGGTGTTGATGCAGACGTTTTTCCTGTTGATGATTATCATCGGGGTACTCGTATGGCTCTATATTCTCGCCAATCACAGCAAGAATCTCGCACTCGACGAGGCGCGACAACAGACAGAACGGCTCAGTAAAGAAGTGGCCGCTCATCAGCAAACCTATGACGAACTGCAACGTCAAAAAGAATCTGCTGAAGCAGCGAACCAAGCCAAAAGTCGCTATCTATCAGGCGTCAGCCATGAACTACGAACACCATTAAACACCATCTTTGGCTATGCCCAGCTGCTTGAAACCGATCAACAATTGGCCAGCAACCAACAAGAAAAAGCAGCAATCATACGCCGCAGCGGCGAACATCTGGCCGGTGTTATTGAGGGCTTGCTCGAAATATCAAAAATGGAGGCCGGCCGGCTCGAACTGCATACCGATACCATCAGCCTACCCATGTTGCTTAGCCAGATTGTTGATATGTTTCGGATTCAGGCCCGCGATAAAGGCATCGAATTTGATTACCAAGCATCTCCAATGCCTGAGTACGTAAGAGCTGACGAAAAACGTTTACGTCAGATTCTCATCAATGTGTTGTCAAACGCGATCAAATTTACGCACCGCGGCGGCACCGTCAGTTTTCATGTTACTTACCGCAATCAGATCGTGCGATTTATCGTTGAAGATACCGGCGTAGGCATCAGCCCTGTCGACCAAAAACGCATATTCGAACCCTTCGAACGTATTCGTGACAAACACACACAAGATGTTGTTGGCACGGGCCTCGGGCTTTCGATAACCAAACTACTCACCGACATCATGGGCGGCAATATCGAACTGCAAAGCGAACGCAACCGTGGCGCTAAGTTTACCCTGAGTTTTATGCTGCCATCGGTTGAGCAAAGCCACCTACCGGATAAACCCCGTCGATTGATTAACGGTTACCGAGGGCAACAGCAAACGATTTTAGTGACCGATGATGACCCATCCCATCGTGGATTGATCCGGGATTTGATGATGCCACTGGGGTTCCAGGTATTCGAGGCGCACAACGCCAGCGCTTGCCTGCAGTTCATCGATGATGATGGCACCCAAATCGATCTATTTATTCTGGATATTTCAATGCCCGATATCAACGGGTTAACACTCGCAGCGAAACTGCGGGAGCGAAAGATTCAGGCGCCCATTCTCATTGCTTCGGCAAACGCTCTTGAAGCGTACCACGAAGATATGAAGGGCACGGTGTTTAACGATTACATCAGCAAACCAATACGAACCGAGTCATTACTCACCAAGGTCGGCTTGTTGTTGGCTCTGCAATGGACAACTAAATCTGACGACGCCGATGTCGATGCCACGAGCAAGAACGATAAAGAGCGAGTATCTGATCTCATTGATGGCAACAGCGATTCAGGTCGCTTGCCCGAAACAACCATTCTTGAAGGAATCCGGTCAGCTGCGTCTATCGGCTATCTTAACGGCGTCACCAATTTAGTGAACCAACTCGACAACCGCCAGTACCCGGTTTTTATCGATCAAATAACGCCTTTAATTCATCAATGCGCACTGGAAGCCATAGTGGCGTTGATAGACGGACACACACAAAATGCCTAAAACCAACTCCACCATACTCGTGGTTGATGATTCACCGGAAAACCTGGGGATGATTAACACCGCCCTCAACAACGAAGGCTATACCGTGTTGGTCGCACTCAATGGTGATCAGGCATTGAATATTGCCCGTAAAATGCCACCGGATATCGTGTTATTGGATGTCGTTATGCCCGTTATGGATGGGTTCGAGACGTGTGAGCAACTGAAAACCTTCTTACCAACCACCCCGATCATATTTATGACAGGGTTAACCGATAGCGAAAATATACTCAAAGCGTTTGCGGCCGGTAGCGTCGACTATGTGACCAAGCCCATCAAACCAGAAGAACTCATCGCCCGTATCCGCGTCCATGATAATAATGCCCGCATGCTAAACAACGCCCAAGCAGCTCTCGACATGGTCAACCAGTATGTGCTCGCTGTGAATGGCAGTGGTGATATTCTCTGGTCTACGCCACAAACGCAGCAGTATCTCGATGAACTCGACGCACAATCATCGCAGGCTGAACGTGTACTCACCCAACACATAAAAGCCTGGCTCGGCAATCAGGCACGTGCCGAAGAGCTTGTGATTACTGCGTTTTCAACACCCTTAACGATCAACTTTTTTAAGCAAACTAACGACAACGCCTACCTTCTGCGCATTATCGAAAAAAACACCGATTCAGAAGTTAAACGTATTGAAAAAAACCTCAGCGTAACGCCCCGTGAAGCGGAGGTTTTATTGTGGTTGGCACAAGGTAAAACCAATCGAGATATCGCCCAGATACTGGATATGCAGCCACGCACTGTGAATAAGCACCTTGAGCAGATTTACCCGAAATTAGAAGTCGACAATCGCACNGCGGCGGCTTCCATCGCGATCAAATCACTGCTCGGCGTGTCGTTGATGGCTTAAAGCATCGCCCAGAACATCCGCAAGTAGAAAAGTAAAGCTTGCCGCAAAACGTATCTGCTAGAGATGCTCGTTAGCTGCTGCCCTGCTATCATGCTCCTGTGGGTAGCGTTATTGTTTTGACGACAAAAAATCGGTCATTGCAATCAGCCGCCTGCGCTTGAACTCACAGGAATGCTTAAGGAAGATTCAATGATCACTTACCTCTACTGGGCCTTGGTTTTTATCATCGCTATTGGCGCGTTTGGCTTTTTTGTCCGTAACAACCACTGGAAAGCCGGATCCATTTGTGCGCTGATCGTGCTGTTGGTCGGCTGGTCGTCTTACTTTTTCTACTTTGAACAGGTATTTGTGAAACGTTTCGGCGGCGTTATGACCATTAACGTACCTGAAGGCCAATATCACCTCGGTTCAACCTGGAAAGGCGACAATCTTTGGATTGAGAACTATGACCCAAAGAAAAATACCTGTGTGTTTCAGGAATACTCTCGCGGGCATGTGTTGGAAGGCAAAGTCGTATTGAAAAACTGCAACCCACTTGTGCCTACCCAAGTACCGACACAAAAACGTGATGAACGCCAATCACAATCGTCTACTGATACGTCCGGGGCGTTATAGATTCACAGCGTTATACATCTGAATCCCCTCTCCAATCTTGAAGAGGGGCTGCGCGCCTAGCCGTTTTCTATCAGCCCTAGTCTCTAGAACACCAATCCAAAGCGCTTAAATATAACCTTTGTATTCAAGGCGTCGAAATAAACTCGAACGATGCCCGAATCGCTTCCATTGCTGCGGGTTCTGCTTTCATTGTTGCCGGGCAAAGGCGCGCCAGTTGCTCGGGTTTCAGCGCCGAACGCACAAAACCGGGAATAATATTGGTCAAACAACGTAAGTCGAAGGCGTGATCGGCTTTATCGATAATGTATAACGTTGCGTTGGCGCCACATCGATACATGCCAGCATCTGTACTCGCTTGATCCGGCGCGATGCCTTCCAAAGCTGCACAAAGTGCCGTTGATTGCTCGATGGGGACTTCCTGATCTCCATTCCCCTGCATAATGAAAAAGTCAGGATGTGCCGCGTCGTTTTCACGTATTTGATGCGGCAAACTGTACGCTAGCTCAAAGGATGTCAGATTATCGATGTTCCGTGTCGCGAAACCGGGGTCATTAGCGTAAGTCGATAGCGTTTCCAATGCGCCTTTAAAACGCCCATCGTAAAAACCGGATTGATCGAGCTGTAAAAAAGAGCGAAATGCGATTGGCGGATAGTAAAGCACAACCTTTTTTACTTCACTTGGCCGCTGAAGTGATAGCCAGCCTGATAGACCGCCACCCGCAGATTGCCCAACTAACACAGGCTTCTCATCCGCTTTAGCGCCTAGCAATTCACCATGTGCCTGCATAAAGTTGAATGCATCATTAATATCGGCGCTGATATCAACACCCTTGCTCTCTTGGCAAGCCTTAGGGCCATCTGAATTACCGATCAAACGGTAAAATGGTGCAAATACGATAAATCCGCGCTCCGTATAATGCGAAACAACCGCTTCAGCACCTGCAAATGCCAAGCCCCTCAAGCGCCAACCACCGCCATGAATTAGCATCAAGGGTTTGAGGTTTTCTTGATTGATGTCGCGTTTGTATACACGCATCTCCAACGCACAGCCGTCCGCCTGCTTGTATTCGATTCGTTTCATATAAGGCATATTATTGCCTTTAGGGCTAACGCCATAGATATCAATACTGGCGCCCCAGGCGGGCTCCCACTTACGGTTTTTGGCGTTCAAACCATCATATCGTGCACTGCCATTACCCACCCAAGAATCCGCATTGCCGAGGTCGTTTGGGACGTTTTTACCGAGTAGATCGCCAAAACAAAAATTTGAGAAGCTGGTTTTCATAAAAGGAGCACCATCAACAGGCGCTGTAGGCATATCAAGTAACAGCTTCGAATCAATCAGCGGGCAGCCGAGAATTGCCTCTTTGTCTGAACCACAACCTGCTAAAACGACTGAAAGACATCCGACAACGGCTAATAATATTCGCCTAATCATAGGTAACCCCTGGTTGATATTCCGTGTATACATCAGTTTAGTCGGCGTATTGCGGGGGTAAAGAAACGCTTCTTCCTCTGCGGGATACAAAGCAGTTGTTACATCT includes the following:
- the arcB gene encoding Aerobic respiration control sensor protein ArcB; this translates as MTTPKKQVFNNDRLNTRRTYNQWAANETLEDFALRYTAKRARQWSRYRIANTALGTVSFLALEAIGGAIMIQYGFTHAVSAILVVCLLFFLTAIPICYYAARYNVDIDLLTRGAGFGYIGSTISSLIYASFTFIFFAIEASIMSMAITLLIDIPLSLAYVISAVVVIPLATYGITLISRFQVWTQPLWLALQIAPIIAIGFHYQDALGDWQHYKGASQQTEGFDLLLFGAAAAVIFPLIAQVGEQVDFLRFLPDKQEKPLRWWXAMMIAGPGWAGFGVIKLLIGTFLAMLALNAGLGTTLAADPSHMYALAFNVITNNPDVAIVIAGVFVIISQLKINVANAYAGSLAWSNFFSRLTHSHPGRVVWLIFNVLIALLLMELGIYQAFESILNAYACVVVAWIGTLVADLSINKPLGLSPKTIEFKRGHLYDINPVGMVSMLSASALGLAAHFGWFGETAKALSPFIALFLPFLVAPAIAWLTKGKYYLARPPSHIHSQTVMECCMCGNDFDAEDMSHCPAYQGDICSLCCSLDSLCADACRPNADLHSQIANASRRLFRVDLTQQFNKLSAQFTAIFIAVNALVGGLLLLIYHQFTLTYNGPSSTISQVLMQTFFLLMIIIGVLVWLYILANHSKNLALDEARQQTERLSKEVAAHQQTYDELQRQKESAEAANQAKSRYLSGVSHELRTPLNTIFGYAQLLETDQQLASNQQEKAAIIRRSGEHLAGVIEGLLEISKMEAGRLELHTDTISLPMLLSQIVDMFRIQARDKGIEFDYQASPMPEYVRADEKRLRQILINVLSNAIKFTHRGGTVSFHVTYRNQIVRFIVEDTGVGISPVDQKRIFEPFERIRDKHTQDVVGTGLGLSITKLLTDIMGGNIELQSERNRGAKFTLSFMLPSVEQSHLPDKPRRLINGYRGQQQTILVTDDDPSHRGLIRDLMMPLGFQVFEAHNASACLQFIDDDGTQIDLFILDISMPDINGLTLAAKLRERKIQAPILIASANALEAYHEDMKGTVFNDYISKPIRTESLLTKVGLLLALQWTTKSDDADVDATSKNDKERVSDLIDGNSDSGRLPETTILEGIRSAASIGYLNGVTNLVNQLDNRQYPVFIDQITPLIHQCALEAIVALIDGHTQNA
- the kdpE gene encoding Transcriptional regulatory protein KdpE; the encoded protein is MPKTNSTILVVDDSPENLGMINTALNNEGYTVLVALNGDQALNIARKMPPDIVLLDVVMPVMDGFETCEQLKTFLPTTPIIFMTGLTDSENILKAFAAGSVDYVTKPIKPEELIARIRVHDNNARMLNNAQAALDMVNQYVLAVNGSGDILWSTPQTQQYLDELDAQSSQAERVLTQHIKAWLGNQARAEELVITAFSTPLTINFFKQTNDNAYLLRIIEKNTDSEVKRIEKNLSVTPREAEVLLWLAQGKTNRDIAQILDMQPRTVNKHLEQIYPKLEVDNRTAAASIAIKSLLGVSLMA